A genomic region of Roseofilum reptotaenium CS-1145 contains the following coding sequences:
- a CDS encoding undecaprenyl-diphosphate phosphatase — protein MLKKNSDRPLLFGLIFLSALFVPTLTQAQDPSNSVSGQINVFQAFILGLVQGMTEFIPISSTAHLKVVPVALGWGDPGVAFSAIIQLGSIGAVLWYFWDDLRQLTLGTLQAIQKKDYQSNSVRMVSGIAIGTLPIVVIGLGVKLLIPNFDESPIRKLSAIAIASIVMAILLGLAEKWGSRKRDFDRLGMQDGILMGCAQALAIIPGVSRSGSTITAGLFMGLERASAARFSFLLGIPAITLAGLVELAGLLDEGLAGVGLFPLIIGLVSSAFFSYVAIAWLIRFLQTRSTWLFIWYRLIFGIVILIAISTQLIQNS, from the coding sequence ATGCTTAAAAAAAATAGCGATCGCCCCCTCCTGTTTGGACTAATCTTCCTCTCTGCCCTATTTGTACCGACCCTCACGCAAGCACAAGACCCCTCCAACAGCGTTTCCGGGCAAATTAATGTCTTTCAAGCCTTTATTTTAGGACTGGTACAAGGAATGACAGAATTTATCCCCATTAGCAGTACCGCTCACCTGAAAGTAGTCCCTGTGGCACTCGGATGGGGCGATCCAGGCGTTGCCTTTTCTGCTATCATTCAACTGGGCAGTATCGGTGCTGTCCTCTGGTACTTTTGGGACGATCTGAGGCAACTGACCCTAGGAACCCTTCAAGCCATCCAGAAAAAAGACTATCAGTCCAATAGTGTCCGCATGGTATCCGGGATTGCGATCGGAACCCTACCCATTGTGGTGATTGGCTTAGGGGTTAAACTACTGATCCCCAACTTTGACGAATCTCCCATTCGCAAACTCTCTGCCATTGCGATCGCCTCCATCGTCATGGCTATTCTACTCGGATTAGCCGAAAAATGGGGCAGTCGAAAACGGGACTTCGATCGCCTCGGAATGCAAGACGGAATTCTCATGGGATGTGCCCAAGCTCTCGCCATTATCCCTGGCGTTTCCCGCTCCGGATCGACCATTACCGCTGGATTATTCATGGGATTAGAACGCGCCAGTGCCGCCCGATTTTCCTTTCTCCTTGGCATTCCCGCCATCACCCTTGCCGGATTAGTTGAACTCGCTGGACTACTCGACGAAGGACTTGCCGGAGTCGGCTTATTTCCCCTGATTATCGGCTTAGTTTCCTCCGCCTTTTTCTCCTATGTCGCCATTGCCTGGCTAATCCGTTTTCTCCAAACCCGTAGCACCTGGCTCTTTATCTGGTATCGTCTGATTTTTGGCATCGTTATTTTAATCGCCATTAGCACCCAACTTATCCAGAATAGCTAA
- a CDS encoding phosphodiester glycosidase family protein, producing MLSLFYITLLGAGMFSRLNALPVNACENSLTEVCPVSTMSEEEFFAQTLPAQGNQIIFNSQTLPIAWKQWRENNQVRIGISDVGLVSGFGVELLSTSNPALQPIQWYGIPRQTQWTLPAQITSTARYVDVTEWVQELGWRMVPQGNVLRLEAPASQLLGMRHVQEAWGDRLLIAFNQETPIQVNHAPGKTVITLGAVASPALFDSFESQAGKAIDSIKFTPESGRTQIEINLKSKQVRPQILTANAPYRVAIDFHLDAYIPTKQIQWAPGIQWRQQTVTIGSSQFPVFWLQIDPQNPQIQLRPIRTNNQAASGTSPLVTLARQSQVAAAINAGFFNRNNRLPLGVIRDNGEWISGPILNRGAIAWNNRGQFLIDRLTLTETLTTQSNQQYPILYLNSGYVKPGLSRYTRAWGSTYTPLTDNETLISVNGDRVISQTQTTQAGTGQFPIPPQGYLLVHRGQDLPPSIPPRSRLQLQATSSPDLTSNYPFTLGAGPLLIKNGRIVLDAEGESFSNAFIRQQASRSAIGLTSNGQLIITAVHNRSYGKGPTLTEMAQIMQHLGTVDALNLDGGSSTGLYLGGELLDRSPRSAARIHNILGIFLEP from the coding sequence ATGTTGTCATTATTTTATATCACGCTGTTGGGCGCTGGGATGTTTTCTCGTCTAAATGCGCTTCCGGTTAACGCTTGTGAGAATAGCTTAACCGAGGTGTGTCCTGTATCAACTATGAGTGAGGAAGAATTCTTCGCGCAAACTCTTCCCGCTCAAGGTAATCAAATCATCTTTAATAGTCAAACATTACCCATTGCCTGGAAACAATGGCGAGAGAATAATCAAGTGCGGATTGGGATTAGTGATGTGGGTTTAGTGTCGGGTTTTGGTGTAGAATTGCTCAGTACCTCGAATCCTGCTCTACAACCGATTCAGTGGTATGGAATCCCTCGTCAAACTCAGTGGACGCTTCCGGCTCAGATAACCTCGACTGCGCGATATGTGGATGTGACGGAGTGGGTGCAAGAGTTGGGATGGCGGATGGTGCCCCAAGGGAATGTACTGAGGCTAGAAGCGCCTGCGAGTCAGCTTTTGGGGATGCGTCACGTACAAGAAGCTTGGGGCGATCGCCTCCTGATCGCTTTCAATCAAGAAACTCCCATACAAGTCAACCATGCTCCCGGAAAGACGGTGATTACTCTTGGAGCAGTTGCTTCTCCTGCTCTCTTCGATTCCTTTGAATCCCAGGCAGGGAAAGCCATTGATAGCATTAAATTTACCCCGGAATCGGGACGGACGCAAATTGAAATTAACCTGAAAAGCAAACAAGTGCGTCCCCAAATTCTTACTGCGAATGCACCTTATCGGGTGGCGATCGATTTCCATTTGGATGCCTATATTCCCACAAAACAAATCCAATGGGCCCCAGGCATTCAATGGCGACAGCAAACGGTGACCATTGGATCGTCGCAGTTTCCGGTGTTTTGGCTGCAAATTGACCCGCAAAATCCCCAAATCCAACTGCGTCCCATTCGCACGAATAATCAAGCTGCATCGGGGACTTCTCCCTTAGTGACTTTAGCACGTCAATCTCAAGTGGCAGCCGCCATTAATGCGGGATTTTTTAATCGTAATAATCGCTTACCTTTGGGAGTCATTCGGGATAATGGGGAATGGATTTCCGGCCCTATTCTTAACCGGGGAGCGATCGCCTGGAACAACCGAGGACAATTCCTCATCGATCGCCTAACCCTCACCGAAACCCTTACTACTCAAAGCAACCAACAGTATCCCATTCTTTACCTCAACAGTGGCTATGTCAAACCGGGATTATCCCGCTATACCCGTGCTTGGGGGTCAACTTATACGCCACTGACCGACAATGAAACCCTTATTTCGGTAAACGGCGATCGCGTCATCTCTCAAACCCAAACCACCCAAGCTGGAACTGGCCAATTTCCCATCCCTCCCCAAGGATATCTCCTAGTCCATCGTGGCCAGGATCTTCCGCCCTCTATTCCCCCAAGAAGTCGCCTCCAACTACAAGCCACCTCATCCCCCGATCTCACCTCCAACTATCCCTTTACCCTAGGCGCTGGCCCCCTCTTGATTAAAAATGGTCGTATCGTGCTAGATGCTGAGGGAGAGAGCTTTAGCAATGCCTTTATTCGCCAGCAAGCTTCCCGGAGTGCGATCGGTTTAACCTCCAATGGACAACTGATTATCACCGCTGTCCATAACCGCTCCTACGGCAAAGGGCCAACCCTCACCGAAATGGCTCAAATTATGCAACACCTTGGTACAGTAGATGCCCTGAATTTAGATGGTGGCAGTTCCACCGGACTTTATTTAGGAGGAGAATTATTAGACCGCTCCCCCCGAAGTGCTGCCCGCATTCATAATATCTTAGGTATCTTTCTTGAGCCTTAA
- a CDS encoding HesB/IscA family protein: MIHLTPAAATELKRLQSRYPQSTPWVRFEVQTGGCADFSYEIRFDSEKQETDRVYDYEAIAIIVDPTQLTYLDRLKVDYSDDLMGGGFRFHNPNATRTCGCGQSFAINQP, encoded by the coding sequence ATGATTCATTTAACCCCTGCTGCGGCCACAGAATTAAAACGGTTGCAAAGCCGATATCCCCAATCGACTCCTTGGGTGCGTTTTGAGGTGCAGACAGGGGGATGTGCAGACTTTAGCTATGAGATCCGGTTTGACTCAGAAAAACAGGAGACCGATCGGGTCTATGATTATGAGGCGATCGCCATTATCGTCGATCCAACCCAATTAACTTATCTCGATCGCCTGAAAGTTGATTATTCTGATGATTTGATGGGTGGAGGATTTCGCTTCCATAATCCTAATGCCACCCGAACTTGTGGCTGTGGTCAATCCTTTGCCATTAACCAGCCTTAA
- a CDS encoding TIGR03279 family radical SAM protein: MSTIRPAKISQVLPDSIAAEIGFEPGDAIVSINGTAPRDLIDYQFLCADEILDLEVLDLKGKTHQVEIEKDYDQDLGLEFESAFFDSLIQCNNRCPFCFIDQQPPGKRKSLYLKDDDYRLSFLYGSYLTLTNLSPKEWSRIQAMRLSPLYVSVHATEPDIRNRLLKNSRAGQILQQLEWFQEQRLQIHAQVVVCPGINDGDHLEQTILDLARFHQGEIPAVASVAVVPVGLTRFRPSEDELIPVTVEKAQEVIIQVQRLQKKFQQEKNATVVWLADEWFLIAGVDLPPESHYQDYPQIGNGVGSIRLFIREFEEKIQERAGSKVSPPKIFSWVVGNTVEKAFTPLVNQLNKISGLTIQLQAMNSDYWGQDMTVTGLLTGEDLLHKLSGKDLGDAILLPTVMLKHGETCFLDDRTVEEVEEKLGVPIFLVENIDALLDICFTESPAVKQYVI, from the coding sequence ATGAGTACCATTCGTCCCGCTAAAATCTCCCAAGTTCTTCCCGACTCCATCGCCGCCGAAATCGGTTTTGAACCCGGTGATGCTATTGTTTCCATTAACGGCACAGCACCGCGAGACTTAATTGATTATCAGTTTTTATGTGCCGATGAAATTCTCGATCTTGAAGTTCTCGATCTTAAAGGCAAAACCCATCAAGTCGAAATTGAAAAAGACTACGATCAAGATTTAGGACTCGAATTTGAAAGCGCTTTCTTTGACAGTTTAATTCAATGCAATAATCGCTGTCCCTTCTGCTTTATCGATCAACAACCTCCCGGAAAACGTAAAAGCCTTTATCTTAAAGATGACGACTATCGCCTCAGTTTTCTCTATGGTAGTTATTTAACCTTAACCAATCTCAGCCCCAAGGAATGGAGCCGCATTCAAGCCATGCGTCTCTCCCCCCTCTACGTTTCCGTTCATGCCACCGAACCAGACATCAGAAATCGTTTATTAAAAAATTCTCGCGCTGGTCAAATTCTTCAGCAACTGGAATGGTTCCAAGAACAACGCTTACAAATTCATGCCCAAGTCGTCGTTTGTCCAGGAATTAATGATGGAGATCATTTAGAGCAAACAATTTTAGATTTAGCTAGATTTCATCAAGGAGAGATTCCTGCCGTCGCTTCAGTAGCCGTAGTTCCTGTCGGCTTAACTCGTTTTCGTCCTAGTGAAGATGAACTCATTCCCGTAACCGTGGAAAAAGCGCAAGAAGTGATCATCCAGGTGCAAAGATTACAGAAAAAATTTCAACAAGAAAAAAATGCCACCGTAGTTTGGTTAGCCGATGAATGGTTTTTAATCGCTGGAGTAGATTTACCTCCCGAATCCCATTATCAAGATTATCCTCAAATTGGCAATGGGGTGGGATCAATTCGGTTATTTATTCGCGAATTTGAAGAGAAGATACAAGAGAGAGCCGGGTCTAAAGTCTCTCCTCCTAAAATATTCTCTTGGGTAGTAGGAAACACTGTAGAGAAAGCATTTACCCCTTTAGTGAATCAATTAAATAAGATATCAGGCTTGACCATTCAGTTACAAGCCATGAATAGCGACTATTGGGGACAAGACATGACCGTAACTGGCTTATTGACGGGAGAAGATTTGCTACATAAGTTGTCTGGAAAAGATTTAGGGGATGCTATTTTATTGCCAACAGTGATGTTAAAGCATGGCGAAACTTGTTTTTTAGACGATCGAACAGTAGAAGAGGTCGAAGAAAAATTAGGTGTACCGATTTTCCTGGTCGAAAATATTGATGCGTTGCTTGATATTTGCTTTACAGAAAGTCCGGCTGTAAAACAATACGTAATATAG
- a CDS encoding cupin domain-containing protein, with protein MVQASERPTVNSDKTKDSLPKSSPSSKSLPEVGERPWGTYTVLEEGQGYKIKRIEVKPGHRLSLQMHHHRSEHWIVVSGTAKVVCGDKEIMVYQYQSTYVPQGNSHRLENPGVIPLVLIEVQNGEYLGEDDIVRFQDDYARTNGKDSKV; from the coding sequence ATGGTACAAGCCTCAGAACGCCCAACTGTTAATTCAGACAAAACTAAAGACTCCCTTCCTAAGTCGTCTCCATCCTCCAAGAGTTTGCCAGAAGTGGGAGAACGTCCTTGGGGAACCTACACGGTTTTGGAAGAGGGACAAGGTTATAAAATTAAACGCATTGAAGTTAAACCCGGTCATCGCTTGAGCCTGCAAATGCACCATCACCGCAGCGAACATTGGATTGTGGTTTCAGGTACGGCAAAAGTCGTCTGTGGCGACAAAGAAATCATGGTTTACCAATATCAATCCACCTATGTTCCCCAAGGAAACTCCCATCGCTTGGAAAATCCGGGAGTGATTCCCTTAGTGCTGATCGAAGTCCAAAATGGGGAATATCTGGGTGAAGATGATATTGTGCGCTTCCAAGATGATTATGCCCGCACGAACGGCAAAGATAGTAAAGTCTAA
- the rpsG gene encoding 30S ribosomal protein S7, whose amino-acid sequence MSRRGVSHHRSVPPDSVHNSRLVSMTIRRIMKSGKKSLASHILYDAFKIIEERTGSDALPLFEKAVKNATPLVEVKARRVGGATYQVPMEVRSDRGVSLALRWLIRFSRQRSGKSMAMKLANELMDAANETGNTIRKREETHRMAEANKAFAHYRY is encoded by the coding sequence ATGTCTCGTCGAGGAGTATCTCATCACCGTTCTGTCCCTCCAGACTCGGTACACAATAGTCGCCTGGTTAGCATGACCATCAGGCGGATCATGAAGAGTGGTAAAAAATCCTTAGCCTCTCATATCCTATATGATGCTTTCAAAATTATTGAAGAGCGCACCGGTTCCGATGCTCTACCCCTCTTTGAAAAAGCCGTGAAAAATGCAACCCCTTTGGTTGAGGTAAAAGCCAGACGGGTAGGTGGAGCTACTTACCAAGTTCCCATGGAAGTCCGCTCAGATCGCGGTGTGAGCTTGGCTCTACGTTGGTTAATTCGATTCTCTAGACAGCGTTCAGGTAAATCCATGGCCATGAAATTAGCCAATGAACTCATGGATGCTGCCAACGAAACGGGAAACACCATTCGTAAGCGGGAAGAAACCCATCGCATGGCAGAAGCAAACAAGGCATTTGCTCACTATCGTTACTAA
- the rpsL gene encoding 30S ribosomal protein S12, translating into MPTIQQLIRSERQKIERKTKSPALKSCPQRRGVCTRVYTTTPKKPNSALRKVARVRLTSGFEVTAYIPGIGHNLQEHSVVMIRGGRVKDLPGVRYHIIRGTLDTAGVKDRRQGRSKYGAKRPK; encoded by the coding sequence ATGCCAACGATCCAACAACTCATTCGTAGTGAACGCCAGAAAATAGAACGGAAAACCAAGTCTCCAGCCCTAAAAAGCTGCCCCCAGCGCCGTGGAGTCTGCACCCGTGTCTACACTACAACGCCTAAAAAACCGAATTCAGCCCTGCGTAAAGTTGCCCGTGTGCGTTTAACCTCCGGGTTTGAAGTCACTGCTTATATTCCAGGGATTGGGCATAACCTTCAAGAACACTCCGTAGTCATGATTCGCGGTGGACGGGTGAAAGACTTGCCGGGTGTAAGGTATCACATCATTCGTGGAACCCTAGATACCGCAGGCGTAAAAGATCGGCGGCAAGGTCGTTCTAAGTATGGAGCTAAACGCCCCAAATAA